The following are from one region of the Cytobacillus firmus genome:
- a CDS encoding response regulator transcription factor, protein MAIESTILDNIQNLEDVETHEEKLYKILEVYMNIFPVKNAYLFRYSPLGFIGEGIIAITCHGLIHIRDIRDDVRSLPLIYSALYERKAKYCSGIEYLKQINIKYITTSNVNSFLAIPICFGAVPIGYICTNEFDEQGKISDQQLSSYTQFGQHIGKTLEKTEGKEDARLLSRREMEVMKRISWGESIKEMADSMFISEVTINQYIKTAIRKLGAQNRTQAIAEMFRRGMIS, encoded by the coding sequence ATGGCAATAGAATCTACCATTTTGGATAATATCCAGAATTTAGAAGATGTCGAGACTCATGAGGAGAAACTGTATAAAATTTTAGAGGTTTATATGAACATTTTTCCTGTTAAAAACGCCTATTTATTTCGTTATTCACCTTTAGGTTTTATTGGTGAAGGTATCATCGCTATCACATGCCACGGATTAATACATATAAGAGATATCAGGGATGATGTTCGTTCATTGCCGCTCATTTACTCTGCCCTCTATGAAAGAAAAGCTAAATATTGTTCGGGAATCGAATACCTCAAGCAAATAAACATCAAATACATAACTACTTCCAATGTCAACTCCTTCCTTGCAATCCCCATTTGCTTTGGTGCAGTTCCTATCGGCTATATTTGCACAAACGAATTTGACGAACAGGGAAAAATTTCTGATCAGCAGCTTTCCTCTTATACTCAATTTGGTCAGCACATAGGAAAAACTCTTGAAAAAACAGAAGGAAAAGAAGATGCCCGGCTATTAAGCAGAAGAGAAATGGAGGTCATGAAGAGGATTTCCTGGGGCGAAAGCATAAAGGAAATGGCCGATTCCATGTTTATCAGTGAAGTTACCATTAACCAGTATATTAAAACAGCTATCAGGAAACTCGGAGCTCAAAATCGCACACAGGCAATTGCGGAGATGTTTCGGAGAGGGATGATTTCATGA
- a CDS encoding carbohydrate ABC transporter permease — translation MKSNAVHKQSLSSSIKQERAQQWIVGIILAIGGLLVSIPFIWMILSAFKPESEVMQLTPTLLPQDFTLENFQNLFVNMNFALYLKNTLIVVLWSFVGLFLNAMAGYAFAKFEFKGRNKLFFLVLATMMIPGQVTMIPVYLILNQMQLTNTMAGIVLPGLVGAFGIFLFRQFMTTIPDELLEAARLDGASELRVFWQIVLPMAKPVLAVQGILTFIAGWNSFLWPLIIANDESLYTLSVGLQLLKGQYGGNFALQMAGSTFMVVPIIIIFILFQRYIIDGYTISGLK, via the coding sequence ATGAAATCCAATGCAGTTCATAAGCAATCATTAAGTAGCAGTATTAAGCAGGAAAGAGCCCAGCAATGGATCGTAGGTATTATCCTAGCCATCGGAGGATTGCTGGTTTCCATTCCATTTATTTGGATGATACTTTCTGCTTTTAAGCCTGAAAGTGAAGTCATGCAGCTCACACCCACTTTGTTGCCCCAGGACTTCACATTGGAAAACTTTCAGAATCTCTTTGTGAATATGAACTTCGCTCTTTATTTGAAAAATACGCTTATTGTCGTTCTTTGGTCTTTTGTCGGGCTATTCTTAAATGCGATGGCAGGCTATGCCTTTGCCAAATTTGAATTTAAAGGGCGGAACAAATTATTCTTTCTCGTTCTTGCTACAATGATGATTCCTGGACAGGTAACCATGATACCTGTGTATCTGATACTGAATCAGATGCAGTTAACCAATACAATGGCGGGGATTGTTCTCCCAGGTCTGGTGGGTGCATTCGGGATATTCCTGTTTCGCCAGTTCATGACTACGATACCTGATGAATTGCTTGAAGCAGCAAGGCTTGATGGCGCCAGTGAATTAAGGGTATTCTGGCAAATTGTCCTGCCTATGGCTAAGCCGGTCCTTGCAGTACAGGGGATATTAACCTTTATCGCTGGATGGAACAGCTTCCTGTGGCCGCTGATCATTGCAAACGACGAAAGTCTTTATACTCTTTCGGTCGGACTCCAATTATTAAAAGGACAATATGGCGGAAACTTTGCCCTGCAGATGGCAGGATCAACCTTCATGGTTGTTCCAATTATCATCATCTTCATTCTCTTCCAGCGATATATTATCGATGGTTATACCATTTCGGGGTTGAAATAA
- a CDS encoding L-cysteine desulfidase family protein, giving the protein MEKHKILRILEKELVVALGCTEPVAIALAAATAKSHAKGEIKELCLKASGNIIKNAKSVGIPGMSSYGLDFAAAIGAVAGDPARKLEVLEGVGPEDELLALKLIEEGKVTSLQAETPKRLYIETVLKTDFHTSRVVISDNHSNITLIEVDGEVIYQGGCENIGIQSEEDELIALTIDEIYEWVLSVEISSLTLVKKSIELNRIIGIEGLSGEYGLKVGKTIKRNVEMGILSDDIATAAMSLAAAGSDARMAGSTLPVMANTGSGNQGIAVTLPVVAAAEKLKVTNEKMIRAVALSHLITIHIKSKFGRLSALCGVTAAGMGASAAIVYLLDGQLHQIKAAIQNTIGNVSGMICDGAKAGCAMKVSTCSNVAVQSALLALNDQEIKSTDGFIHDDVEKSIESFCKLGNEGTRHTDELILKLMMEK; this is encoded by the coding sequence ATGGAGAAGCACAAGATCTTAAGGATTCTGGAAAAAGAATTAGTGGTTGCCCTTGGATGTACGGAACCTGTTGCGATTGCACTCGCTGCAGCAACTGCAAAGAGCCATGCTAAAGGGGAAATAAAAGAGCTATGCTTAAAAGCGAGCGGAAACATCATCAAAAATGCTAAATCAGTCGGAATTCCGGGCATGAGTTCTTATGGTCTTGATTTCGCAGCGGCAATTGGCGCTGTGGCAGGGGACCCTGCAAGAAAGCTGGAAGTATTAGAGGGAGTAGGGCCTGAAGATGAGCTGCTGGCTCTTAAACTTATTGAAGAAGGAAAAGTAACTTCCCTACAGGCGGAGACACCGAAAAGGCTTTATATCGAAACAGTATTAAAAACTGATTTCCACACTTCCAGAGTCGTAATCTCTGATAACCACAGCAATATTACTTTAATTGAGGTTGATGGAGAAGTTATCTACCAGGGCGGATGTGAAAATATAGGAATCCAATCTGAAGAAGATGAATTAATTGCACTCACCATTGATGAAATATATGAATGGGTGCTTAGTGTGGAAATCAGTTCCTTAACACTTGTAAAAAAGAGCATTGAGCTCAATCGGATCATTGGAATCGAAGGCCTATCAGGTGAATATGGCCTAAAGGTAGGGAAAACGATAAAAAGGAATGTGGAAATGGGGATTTTGTCGGATGATATTGCCACTGCTGCAATGTCTTTGGCTGCAGCTGGGTCAGATGCGAGAATGGCAGGCTCCACACTGCCTGTTATGGCAAACACCGGAAGCGGCAACCAGGGAATAGCAGTCACTCTTCCAGTTGTTGCAGCTGCTGAAAAACTTAAGGTTACAAATGAAAAAATGATTCGGGCAGTGGCACTCAGTCATCTGATAACCATTCATATTAAATCCAAATTTGGCCGTCTTTCTGCACTATGCGGTGTAACTGCTGCAGGAATGGGGGCAAGTGCAGCCATCGTGTATTTGCTCGATGGACAGCTTCACCAAATCAAAGCAGCCATTCAGAACACAATCGGGAATGTTTCTGGAATGATCTGTGACGGAGCAAAAGCAGGCTGTGCCATGAAAGTGTCTACCTGTTCTAATGTAGCTGTGCAGTCTGCCCTTCTTGCACTCAACGATCAAGAAATAAAATCAACCGATGGATTTATTCATGATGATGTTGAAAAAAGTATCGAGAGTTTCTGTAAATTAGGAAATGAAGGCACCCGTCATACGGATGAGCTGATTTTGAAATTGATGATGGAGAAATAA
- a CDS encoding alpha/beta hydrolase, whose product MALDPQAKFLLEQMEAAGAPPMSQLSPEEARLTTDFSALAGEPEEVGKIENRKIAGPEGEIPVRIYTPKGEGPFPALVYYHGGGWVIGDLETVDVPCRLLTNLANCVVVSVDYRLAPEHKFPAAADDSYAAAKWAADNAASIGVDPNRIAVGGDSAGGNLAAVVALMARDKREISIAYQMLIYPVTNHSYATESYTENADGYLLTKDSMEWFWNHYLRNEEDGKNPYASPLQAKDLSGLPPALVLTGEFDPLRDEGEAYAERLKEAGVPVEAKRYDGMIHGFFWMPGVLEQGRKSIEQAADALNRVFQGSVASK is encoded by the coding sequence ATGGCATTAGATCCGCAGGCAAAATTTTTATTGGAACAGATGGAGGCAGCAGGAGCTCCGCCGATGAGCCAGCTATCACCGGAGGAAGCCCGCCTTACTACAGATTTCAGCGCTTTGGCTGGAGAGCCGGAGGAAGTAGGGAAGATTGAAAATAGAAAAATTGCGGGACCTGAAGGAGAAATCCCTGTCCGAATATATACTCCTAAAGGAGAAGGTCCATTTCCAGCGCTCGTATACTATCATGGCGGCGGCTGGGTAATTGGTGACCTTGAGACAGTTGATGTTCCTTGCAGACTGTTAACGAATTTGGCGAATTGCGTGGTCGTTTCTGTAGATTACAGACTTGCACCAGAGCATAAATTTCCTGCTGCTGCAGATGATTCGTACGCTGCAGCCAAGTGGGCAGCTGACAATGCAGCATCCATTGGTGTTGATCCAAACCGCATTGCCGTTGGCGGCGACAGTGCCGGCGGTAACCTTGCAGCCGTTGTGGCTCTCATGGCAAGAGACAAGCGTGAAATCTCAATTGCCTATCAGATGCTGATCTATCCGGTAACTAACCATTCTTATGCAACAGAATCCTATACTGAAAATGCAGACGGCTACCTGTTAACGAAAGACAGTATGGAGTGGTTCTGGAATCATTATTTGCGGAATGAGGAGGATGGAAAAAATCCATATGCGTCTCCGCTGCAGGCAAAAGACTTAAGCGGACTGCCGCCTGCATTGGTGTTAACGGGAGAATTTGACCCGTTGCGCGATGAGGGTGAAGCCTATGCGGAGCGTTTAAAAGAAGCCGGCGTTCCGGTTGAAGCCAAACGATATGACGGCATGATCCATGGATTCTTCTGGATGCCGGGTGTACTGGAGCAGGGAAGAAAGTCAATTGAGCAGGCGGCAGATGCGTTAAACCGTGTGTTTCAGGGCAGTGTCGCTTCGAAATAA
- a CDS encoding sugar ABC transporter substrate-binding protein: MSQKLLNVFSKKFAAAAMVGSLVVSGALAGCSSDSGSSSKEGQKTITVWGMGEEAKTLPKIADEFEKENPEIDVKVQAIPWDQAHDKLLTAVASKKGPDVVQMGTTWIPEFASANALLDLTEHTEKYPELGADNFFEGSIETTKYDDKVVGVPWYVDTRVLFYRTDLLEEAGYKEAPKTWEELQDAAKKLADRGEDKYGISIDTNEQSLSFMLARQNGSKLIEGNQAFFNEPEFVEAVEYLNGFFKDGSAPVDLGLDIVQAFRGDGILPMFISGPWMVKLINDQAPELESKWATAVLPAKETNTSTLGGSNLSVFQHTKNKEEALKFLAYMSKPETQVKWLEMTNSLPANKEAWNDDQLQHNEYYKVFGEQLENAQPMPVIKPFEKIAQDFLSRFEKIYRGGADIQSEMDDFDKKSEEILTK, from the coding sequence ATGAGCCAAAAGTTATTAAATGTATTCAGTAAAAAATTCGCTGCAGCTGCTATGGTGGGTTCCCTGGTGGTTTCTGGGGCATTGGCAGGCTGTTCATCTGATTCTGGATCTTCTTCAAAAGAGGGGCAGAAGACCATAACCGTTTGGGGCATGGGCGAAGAGGCAAAAACACTTCCGAAAATTGCAGATGAATTTGAAAAAGAGAATCCTGAAATTGATGTTAAGGTGCAGGCAATCCCTTGGGACCAGGCACATGATAAGCTTTTAACAGCAGTTGCTTCTAAAAAAGGGCCGGATGTTGTGCAAATGGGAACAACTTGGATTCCTGAGTTTGCTTCTGCAAATGCATTGCTTGATTTAACTGAACACACTGAAAAATACCCTGAGCTTGGGGCAGATAATTTCTTCGAAGGTTCAATCGAAACAACGAAATATGATGATAAAGTGGTCGGCGTGCCGTGGTATGTAGATACACGGGTACTTTTTTACCGCACTGATTTATTAGAGGAAGCAGGATATAAGGAAGCTCCAAAGACATGGGAGGAGTTACAGGATGCAGCCAAAAAATTGGCTGATCGCGGTGAGGACAAATACGGAATCAGCATTGATACAAATGAGCAAAGCTTATCATTCATGCTGGCCCGTCAAAATGGTTCCAAGCTTATCGAAGGCAATCAGGCATTTTTCAATGAGCCGGAATTTGTTGAAGCCGTTGAGTACCTGAATGGATTCTTCAAAGACGGATCCGCTCCGGTTGACCTTGGTCTTGATATCGTCCAGGCATTCAGAGGGGATGGAATTCTGCCGATGTTCATAAGCGGTCCCTGGATGGTTAAGCTGATCAATGACCAGGCGCCAGAACTTGAGAGCAAGTGGGCGACTGCAGTCCTTCCGGCTAAGGAAACAAATACTTCCACACTGGGCGGATCCAACCTATCCGTATTCCAGCACACAAAAAATAAAGAGGAAGCACTTAAATTCCTTGCATACATGAGCAAACCCGAAACTCAGGTGAAGTGGCTTGAAATGACAAACTCTTTACCGGCAAACAAAGAGGCATGGAATGATGACCAGCTTCAGCATAACGAATATTACAAAGTTTTTGGGGAGCAGCTGGAAAATGCACAGCCAATGCCTGTCATTAAACCTTTTGAGAAAATTGCACAGGATTTCTTAAGCAGATTTGAAAAGATTTATCGTGGCGGCGCGGATATCCAATCCGAAATGGACGACTTTGATAAAAAATCTGAGGAAATTTTAACGAAGTAA
- a CDS encoding flavin-containing monooxygenase — translation MSSFQKSNTLTDFDAVVVGAGFSGLYMLHRLREAGFSTRVFEAGDNVGGTWYWNRYPGARCDVESIYYNYTFSEELLKEWSWSAKYAEQPEILSYINYVADKFDLRRDVKFNTRVQSAQYDEKKNRWDVQLNNGEKVSAQYFITAVGCLSASNVPKFKGLENFKGEWHHTGHWPHEGVDFTGKRVGIIGTGSSGIQAIPVIAKEAGHLTVFQRTPQYSSPARNTPNDPEHLNNIRKNYGGIREKMRHSITGIPEEPRNVSVFDETPEERQKVFEEAWKEGGLLKLSYAYNDLSISPEANEIVAEFIRSKIRETVKNPEVAEKLLPRFYYATKRTIIDTDYFETYNRDNVSLVDVKEAPIQEITEAGVKTVDNEYELDMIVFATGFDAMTGPLFKMDIRGKDGVSLKEKWAGGSQTRTYLGLATAGFPNMFMLTGPESPSVLSNMMVSIEQHVEWVFDCISYMREQNQAAIEVKEESENTWSKHCREIADQTLFTKTDSWYMGANIEGKARGFQIYLGGVGTYRKICEEVAEKGYEGFNLTASEKTAVK, via the coding sequence ATGTCATCATTTCAAAAATCGAACACTCTCACGGATTTTGATGCTGTTGTCGTAGGGGCTGGTTTTTCTGGATTGTATATGCTGCATCGTTTGCGGGAGGCCGGTTTTTCCACCCGGGTATTTGAAGCGGGCGATAATGTCGGCGGTACATGGTATTGGAATCGTTATCCCGGCGCAAGATGCGATGTTGAAAGCATCTACTATAATTACACTTTTTCTGAGGAACTACTGAAAGAATGGAGCTGGTCGGCAAAATACGCCGAACAGCCTGAAATATTAAGCTACATAAACTATGTAGCAGATAAGTTTGATCTGCGGCGTGATGTGAAATTCAATACAAGGGTGCAGTCCGCACAATATGATGAAAAGAAAAATAGGTGGGACGTCCAATTAAATAATGGTGAAAAGGTTTCTGCACAATATTTTATAACAGCTGTAGGGTGCTTGTCAGCGTCCAATGTGCCTAAATTTAAAGGGCTGGAAAACTTTAAAGGAGAATGGCATCATACCGGGCACTGGCCGCATGAAGGAGTGGATTTCACAGGGAAGCGGGTTGGCATCATTGGCACAGGGTCCAGCGGTATCCAGGCAATTCCTGTTATTGCAAAAGAAGCCGGGCATTTGACGGTATTCCAGCGAACCCCGCAGTACAGCAGCCCGGCCAGGAATACGCCGAATGATCCTGAACATCTGAATAATATACGGAAAAATTACGGGGGTATCAGAGAAAAAATGCGCCATTCCATAACCGGCATACCGGAGGAGCCAAGAAATGTTTCCGTTTTTGACGAAACTCCTGAAGAAAGGCAAAAAGTTTTCGAGGAAGCCTGGAAAGAAGGAGGACTTCTTAAGTTATCTTACGCATATAATGACTTGTCCATCTCACCGGAAGCGAATGAGATTGTGGCTGAATTCATTCGCTCAAAAATCCGAGAAACAGTCAAAAATCCTGAAGTTGCAGAAAAACTCCTTCCGAGGTTCTATTATGCCACTAAACGCACCATCATAGATACAGATTATTTTGAGACCTATAACCGGGATAACGTATCGCTGGTGGATGTAAAAGAGGCACCGATTCAGGAGATTACTGAAGCAGGCGTTAAGACTGTGGATAATGAATATGAGCTTGACATGATTGTGTTTGCCACAGGATTTGATGCGATGACTGGACCGCTGTTTAAGATGGATATCCGTGGAAAAGACGGCGTCTCCCTGAAAGAAAAATGGGCAGGCGGCTCACAAACCCGAACCTATCTTGGCCTCGCTACAGCAGGTTTCCCGAATATGTTCATGCTGACTGGACCTGAGAGTCCGTCCGTATTGAGCAATATGATGGTTTCAATTGAGCAGCATGTGGAGTGGGTATTTGATTGCATCAGCTATATGAGGGAACAAAATCAGGCTGCCATTGAAGTCAAAGAAGAGTCGGAAAATACATGGAGCAAGCACTGCCGTGAAATCGCCGATCAGACTTTGTTTACCAAAACAGACTCCTGGTACATGGGTGCCAACATTGAAGGAAAAGCCCGCGGCTTTCAAATCTATCTTGGCGGTGTAGGAACCTACCGGAAGATTTGTGAAGAAGTCGCCGAAAAAGGCTATGAAGGTTTTAACCTGACAGCATCTGAAAAAACTGCCGTTAAATAG
- a CDS encoding glycoside hydrolase family 3 N-terminal domain-containing protein has product MKQKLISLLEEMTLDEKIAQLMQLATPFFEGSKDEGQITGPLASMKINENSIHSSGSVLGASGGAKEAIRIQKAHLKNNRLGIPLLFMADVIHGYKTIFPVPLAISCSWDLDGAQESAAIAAKEAAVSGVHVTFAPMVDLVRDPRWGRVMESTGEDPFLNSEFARAFVRGFQGEDLQNNLEKVAACVKHFAAYGAPEGGRDYNTVNMSERQLRESYLPAYKAALDEGCEMVMTAFNTVDGIPATGNSALMRGLLRDEWKFDGVLISDWGAVKEMIPHGVAEDEAEAALKAIQAGVDIEMMTSCYIDHLKELVLNGKVDEALIDEAVLRILTLKDKLGLFENPNRGADEALEKELILNEDHRQASRELAVKSSVLLKNNGLLPINKEKKLALIGPFAKNNDILGPWSFLGSKEKAVQLYDGLKEKVGSSLLVTAQGCDIESVTDEQINEALKIAEDADIIILALGEDSEMSGEAGCRADIRLPEAQLELAARIKQLGKPVAAVLFNGRPLDLHGIWDEADAILEAWYPGTEGGNAIANLLLGDACPSGKLTMSFPYSVGQVPVYYNHFNTGRPKGAPDAQERYVSQYLDIPNEPLLPFGYGLSYTSFEYADAKLSHSVLTPSKPIMLSAEITNIGSRAGEEIVQFYIQDVSGEVVRPLKELKGFKKITLDPGEKVHVTFEIKEEQLRYYHTDLSFRSDNGKFVAYIGTNSRDVTPLHFELIKD; this is encoded by the coding sequence ATGAAGCAAAAACTAATATCCTTACTCGAAGAAATGACTCTCGATGAAAAAATTGCCCAACTTATGCAGCTGGCTACACCATTTTTTGAAGGTTCAAAGGATGAAGGGCAGATTACAGGCCCTCTCGCTTCCATGAAAATCAACGAGAACAGCATACACAGCTCAGGTTCAGTTCTTGGTGCTTCAGGTGGTGCAAAAGAAGCAATCCGTATTCAGAAAGCCCACTTAAAAAACAATCGATTAGGAATTCCTTTATTATTCATGGCAGACGTCATACATGGTTATAAGACCATTTTTCCGGTCCCTCTCGCCATTAGCTGTTCATGGGATCTCGATGGTGCACAGGAGAGTGCTGCCATTGCCGCTAAAGAAGCAGCTGTGTCCGGTGTACATGTAACCTTTGCCCCAATGGTCGACCTTGTCCGTGACCCGCGCTGGGGCCGTGTAATGGAATCTACTGGTGAAGACCCGTTCCTGAACAGTGAATTTGCGAGAGCCTTTGTGCGCGGTTTTCAGGGTGAAGATCTGCAGAACAATCTTGAGAAAGTCGCCGCCTGTGTAAAGCATTTTGCTGCATATGGAGCACCAGAGGGCGGAAGAGATTATAACACGGTGAATATGTCGGAGCGGCAGCTGCGGGAATCCTATCTTCCTGCCTATAAAGCAGCTCTTGATGAAGGCTGTGAAATGGTTATGACAGCTTTCAACACGGTCGATGGAATCCCCGCTACCGGCAATAGCGCCTTGATGCGAGGTCTCCTTAGAGACGAATGGAAATTTGATGGAGTTCTAATTTCCGACTGGGGCGCAGTGAAGGAAATGATCCCTCACGGAGTTGCCGAAGATGAAGCCGAAGCTGCACTGAAAGCCATCCAGGCCGGTGTGGACATTGAAATGATGACTTCATGCTATATCGACCATTTAAAAGAACTTGTGCTGAATGGAAAAGTGGATGAAGCACTCATTGATGAAGCGGTGCTTAGGATCTTAACCCTGAAGGATAAACTGGGATTATTTGAAAATCCAAACCGAGGTGCCGATGAAGCACTTGAAAAAGAACTCATTCTTAATGAGGATCACCGGCAAGCCTCCAGGGAGCTGGCGGTTAAATCCTCTGTTTTATTAAAAAACAACGGGCTTCTTCCTATTAATAAGGAAAAGAAATTGGCGCTTATCGGACCGTTTGCAAAAAACAATGACATTCTGGGTCCATGGTCATTTCTTGGGTCAAAAGAAAAAGCCGTTCAACTTTATGACGGGTTGAAAGAAAAAGTGGGCTCCTCCCTTCTTGTAACCGCTCAAGGCTGTGACATTGAATCCGTCACAGATGAACAGATAAATGAAGCACTTAAGATAGCTGAGGATGCAGATATTATCATCCTGGCACTCGGGGAAGATTCGGAAATGAGCGGTGAAGCCGGCTGCCGTGCAGATATCCGCCTGCCTGAAGCTCAACTCGAACTGGCAGCCAGGATAAAACAGCTTGGCAAGCCAGTCGCTGCTGTCCTCTTTAATGGACGCCCGCTTGATTTACACGGAATCTGGGACGAAGCTGACGCCATTCTGGAGGCTTGGTATCCAGGTACAGAAGGCGGAAACGCTATTGCCAATCTCTTGCTCGGAGATGCCTGTCCATCAGGAAAACTGACCATGTCTTTTCCTTATTCAGTCGGCCAGGTCCCTGTCTATTACAATCATTTTAATACTGGACGTCCTAAGGGGGCTCCAGATGCACAGGAAAGATACGTATCACAATATTTAGATATACCAAATGAGCCGTTGCTTCCCTTTGGATACGGCTTAAGTTACACATCGTTTGAATATGCTGACGCCAAACTATCACATTCTGTTCTGACTCCCTCCAAACCGATTATGCTGTCTGCAGAAATAACCAATATAGGCAGCCGTGCGGGAGAAGAAATTGTTCAGTTCTATATTCAGGACGTTTCAGGTGAAGTCGTCAGGCCATTGAAGGAACTTAAAGGATTTAAGAAAATCACACTGGATCCCGGTGAAAAAGTCCATGTTACATTTGAGATCAAGGAAGAACAATTGCGTTATTATCATACTGACTTATCATTCAGGAGTGATAACGGAAAATTTGTCGCCTATATAGGTACAAACAGCAGGGACGTTACCCCGCTGCATTTTGAATTGATTAAAGATTGA
- a CDS encoding carbohydrate ABC transporter permease, with the protein MKSFMANKTPYFFIAPALILLTLFSILPIFVALIISFTDLDLVGIADWSSISFVGIENYKEVVSDPIFVKSILNTLFYVVFGVPLVIVCSLGIALLINFGKARIFKAFRVVFYMPSITNVVAVAVVWSYLYNPQLGLFNYVLEFLHLPPVPWLQDPTMAKVSLIALALWRAIGLNMIIFLAALQGIPKTYYEAAQLDGANNWQQMFKITIPLLRYAIFFVSITTMIGWLQFFEEPFVMTNGGPLDSTTSVALFIYRNGFQFSNFGYAAAGSFILFIAIIIITMIQFKLQKKGQDY; encoded by the coding sequence ATGAAAAGCTTTATGGCAAACAAGACTCCATACTTTTTTATAGCTCCTGCACTTATCTTACTGACATTATTCTCCATTCTCCCTATATTTGTGGCCCTGATCATCAGTTTTACTGATCTGGATCTGGTCGGGATAGCCGATTGGTCATCTATTAGCTTTGTTGGTATAGAGAATTATAAAGAGGTTGTGAGTGACCCGATCTTTGTAAAATCCATTCTTAATACCCTGTTTTATGTGGTATTTGGTGTACCGCTAGTCATCGTTTGTTCCCTGGGAATTGCTCTCCTAATCAACTTTGGAAAAGCCCGCATCTTTAAAGCTTTCCGGGTTGTCTTCTATATGCCTTCCATCACAAACGTTGTTGCGGTTGCTGTGGTTTGGAGCTATTTGTATAACCCTCAGTTGGGATTATTTAATTATGTGCTGGAGTTTTTGCACCTGCCGCCTGTTCCATGGCTTCAGGATCCGACAATGGCAAAGGTTTCACTGATCGCTCTTGCGCTTTGGAGAGCCATTGGTCTTAACATGATTATATTCCTGGCAGCGCTTCAGGGTATTCCAAAAACTTACTATGAAGCGGCTCAGCTTGATGGTGCCAACAATTGGCAGCAGATGTTCAAGATTACGATTCCGCTTTTAAGATACGCCATCTTCTTCGTGTCCATCACGACGATGATCGGCTGGCTGCAATTTTTTGAAGAACCGTTTGTCATGACAAATGGCGGTCCTTTAGACAGCACCACTTCAGTTGCCTTGTTCATTTACCGGAATGGATTCCAATTCAGCAACTTTGGATATGCGGCTGCGGGGTCTTTCATACTGTTCATTGCCATCATTATCATAACAATGATTCAATTTAAGCTTCAGAAAAAAGGACAGGATTATTGA